ATATAATTTTTTTCCACCATGCCTTACCCCAAAGGGAATCGGGACATCCTAATTTGTCTCCCCAAAAATTTATAGCTAAGGCAACCGCTGCTAATGCAAGAACGATCCTTTGATAAATATTCATACCGTCACTTCCTTTCCCCCCAAAATAGGGAGGCCGGGTCACCAGGTGGATGGTAGAAGAGAGGTTTAACGCATCTCCTCAATCTCGGATCGCCGGCCAAGCTGTTGATAAAAAAGCCCCTCTTCAATTTCCCAATTTAACCATAGCACGGCAAGGGGGAAATGTCATCGTCTGATATCCCTTGACCCCTCATTGCTTTTCTGCTAGCATTTTTTATCGGAAGTATCGAAAACAAGGTGAAAAAAGGCTCATTGAAAGATAAAGAGATGATGGAGATGGCCATAGAGGAGGCCCTCAAGGCCTCGCAAGAGGGAGAGGTCCCTGTGGGTGCGGTCTTGGTCAGGGAAGGCGAGGTCTTGGCCAAGGAGCACAACCGTTCCCTTTCCCTCAACGATCCCACTGCCCACGCCGAGATCTTGGTCCTACGCGAGGGGGCCTCAAGGGTAGGAAATTACCGCCTGAATGGATGTGAGCTCTATGTTACCATTGAGCCCTGTCCTATGTGTGCCGGGGCCATTTTACATAGCCGGCTGGCCCGCCTCATCTTCGGGGCGAGGGACGAAAAGGCAGGAGCGGTAGAATCCCTCTATCGCCTGCTGAACGATCCGAGGCTGAACCATCGGGTCCAAGTGACCGAGGGTGTGCTGGCCGAGCGTTGTAAGGAGATAGTACAGGCATTTTTCCAACTTCGGAGGGAATAGCAGGAGAGGTACCGAAGTGGTCATAACGGGGCCGACTCGAAATCGGCTGTTCCGGGAAACCGGGACCGTG
The sequence above is drawn from the Deltaproteobacteria bacterium genome and encodes:
- the tadA gene encoding tRNA adenosine(34) deaminase TadA; this encodes MENKVKKGSLKDKEMMEMAIEEALKASQEGEVPVGAVLVREGEVLAKEHNRSLSLNDPTAHAEILVLREGASRVGNYRLNGCELYVTIEPCPMCAGAILHSRLARLIFGARDEKAGAVESLYRLLNDPRLNHRVQVTEGVLAERCKEIVQAFFQLRRE